A window of Campylobacter pinnipediorum subsp. pinnipediorum contains these coding sequences:
- the uppS gene encoding polyprenyl diphosphate synthase — MNELNHLAIIMDGNGRWAKNRGFLRTKGHENGALVVEKICDFCISNEIKILTLYAFSTENWKRPKTEIDFLLDLLKKFLVSRKENFVKNGIFFNTIGDIDIFNDDLKLEIKNLKNITKDNKKLKFNLAINYGAKDEIIRATKSLISQKKEITEENLNEFLDEKEQIDLLIRTGGEQRLSNFMLWQASYAELAFTDTLWPDFKKEELQKIVDDFRLKNRRFGAI, encoded by the coding sequence ATGAATGAATTAAACCATTTAGCCATTATTATGGATGGCAATGGAAGATGGGCAAAAAACCGCGGTTTTTTAAGGACAAAAGGGCATGAAAATGGTGCTTTAGTGGTTGAAAAAATTTGTGATTTTTGCATATCAAATGAGATAAAAATCTTAACTCTTTATGCATTTAGTACAGAAAATTGGAAAAGACCAAAAACTGAGATTGATTTTTTGCTAGATTTATTAAAAAAATTTTTAGTCTCGAGAAAAGAAAATTTTGTAAAAAATGGTATCTTTTTTAACACAATAGGAGATATAGATATCTTCAATGATGATTTAAAACTAGAGATAAAAAACTTAAAAAATATAACAAAAGATAATAAAAAATTAAAATTTAATCTTGCTATAAATTATGGTGCAAAAGATGAGATAATAAGAGCAACAAAAAGCTTAATATCTCAAAAAAAAGAGATAACAGAAGAAAACCTAAACGAGTTTCTTGATGAAAAAGAGCAGATAGACCTACTTATAAGAACCGGTGGCGAACAAAGACTTTCAAATTTTATGCTTTGGCAAGCAAGCTATGCAGAACTTGCTTTTACTGACACACTTTGGCCTGATTTTAAAAAAGAAGAACTACAAAAGATAGTTGATGATTTTAGACTAAAAAATAGGCGTTTTGGTGCAATTTAA
- the truA gene encoding tRNA pseudouridine(38-40) synthase TruA, with protein MKIQLILSYDGSKFQGSQTQPHKNSVEDVLKQALSHVGIFSKIVSSSRTDKGVHANNQSVCVECGKHFNDFNRLKQLINRHAHPFIHIKSIKKVDDNFQARYDAKARKYRYIISHDEFDVFRSNYCLFLPKIDTKKANELLKLFIGEHDFSLFMKVGSDTKSPIRTVYKAFCYSYKNKTIIVFKANGFLRAQVRLMVSAVLKGLKYDNGKNLIQDQLQNKKIFTRMPVSPNGLYLNKVFYQPNLS; from the coding sequence ATGAAAATTCAGCTCATACTAAGCTATGATGGCTCTAAATTTCAAGGTTCACAAACGCAACCTCATAAAAACTCCGTGGAAGATGTTTTAAAACAAGCATTATCACATGTTGGTATTTTTTCAAAGATAGTCTCTAGCTCACGAACAGATAAAGGAGTTCATGCAAACAATCAAAGTGTATGTGTAGAGTGTGGCAAGCATTTCAATGATTTTAATAGACTCAAGCAACTGATAAATCGCCATGCACACCCTTTTATACACATAAAATCAATAAAAAAAGTAGATGATAATTTTCAGGCTAGATATGATGCAAAAGCAAGAAAATATAGATACATCATAAGCCATGATGAATTTGATGTTTTTAGAAGTAATTATTGTCTATTTTTACCAAAAATAGACACAAAAAAAGCAAATGAATTACTAAAATTATTTATAGGTGAACATGATTTTAGTTTATTTATGAAGGTAGGAAGTGACACAAAAAGCCCTATAAGAACAGTGTATAAAGCTTTTTGTTATAGTTATAAAAACAAAACTATTATAGTTTTTAAAGCGAATGGTTTTTTAAGAGCGCAAGTAAGACTTATGGTATCTGCTGTATTAAAAGGCTTAAAATACGATAATGGAAAAAATCTCATACAAGATCAATTACAAAATAAAAAGATTTTTACAAGAATGCCAGTATCTCCCAACGGTCTTTATCTAAATAAAGTTTTTTACCAACCTAATTTATCATAA
- the coaBC gene encoding bifunctional phosphopantothenoylcysteine decarboxylase/phosphopantothenate--cysteine ligase CoaBC: protein MLKDKKILLGVCGSVSFYKAYELVSNLKKLGADVKVMLSDGALKFCNPLSFEAITNHPVLCTGNEDWQKKISHIEYAKVDLILIAPASVNTINSLASGVCSSIFMQTLIASNAPMIIAPAANNKMLEHFSTVKNLDFLKKNGVKVVEPVTKMLACKDIGKGGLADISNILYEVKKAFFNQTFKGKKVIITGGATTEKIDDVRAITNNSSGKMSKALSDAFFFLGADVMLISSVKYENLPYKSCEFKNTDELLSLCKAECKDSDLLVMCVAVSDYICKQNYDFKLKKSELGKEWSLELKQNIDVLSSLKDFKCKKIGFKLEYDKNSAYNNAKNMLIDKNLDAVCLNVIEKENSFGSEKNKINFITKEKETLLEIDTKENIAIKIANLASEL, encoded by the coding sequence ATGTTAAAAGATAAAAAAATTTTACTAGGTGTTTGTGGTAGTGTTTCATTTTATAAAGCATACGAGCTAGTATCAAACCTTAAAAAGCTCGGTGCTGATGTAAAGGTTATGTTAAGTGATGGGGCTTTGAAATTTTGTAATCCTTTATCCTTTGAAGCTATCACAAATCATCCGGTTTTATGCACAGGAAACGAGGATTGGCAAAAAAAGATAAGCCATATAGAGTATGCAAAAGTAGATCTTATTTTGATAGCGCCAGCTTCTGTAAATACTATAAATAGCCTTGCTAGTGGGGTTTGTTCAAGTATATTTATGCAAACCCTAATCGCTTCAAATGCACCTATGATAATAGCACCTGCGGCAAACAATAAAATGTTAGAGCATTTTTCTACGGTAAAAAATTTAGATTTTTTGAAAAAAAATGGCGTAAAAGTAGTTGAACCTGTAACAAAAATGTTAGCTTGTAAGGACATAGGAAAAGGTGGTTTGGCAGATATATCAAACATACTATATGAAGTAAAAAAAGCTTTTTTTAATCAAACTTTTAAAGGAAAAAAAGTAATCATAACAGGTGGCGCAACAACTGAAAAAATAGATGATGTAAGAGCCATCACAAATAATTCTAGTGGAAAAATGTCAAAAGCCTTATCTGATGCTTTTTTCTTTTTAGGCGCAGATGTTATGCTTATCTCAAGCGTAAAGTATGAAAATTTACCATATAAATCTTGTGAGTTTAAAAACACAGATGAATTATTATCTTTATGTAAAGCAGAATGCAAAGACTCTGATTTATTAGTCATGTGCGTGGCTGTTAGTGATTATATATGCAAACAAAATTATGATTTTAAGCTTAAAAAAAGCGAATTAGGAAAAGAGTGGAGCTTAGAGTTAAAACAAAATATTGATGTTTTATCAAGTCTAAAAGACTTTAAATGCAAAAAAATAGGCTTTAAATTAGAATACGATAAAAATAGTGCTTATAATAATGCAAAAAATATGCTAATAGATAAAAACTTAGATGCTGTTTGTCTAAATGTAATAGAAAAAGAAAATAGTTTTGGAAGTGAAAAAAATAAGATAAACTTTATAACAAAAGAAAAAGAGACACTTTTAGAAATTGACACCAAAGAAAACATAGCTATAAAAATAGCAAATTTGGCAAGTGAGTTATGA
- a CDS encoding motility protein A: protein MDLGTVVGWVLIVVLLFGSMAIGVGIGPYVDVPSVMIVFGGTTGCLLVGFKMEQLKKIFTFYGVAVKPGQVNLAETIKKIVDYSTKARRDGILALENDVNNEVNEFLKKGLSMAVDGNEPDAVRSLLEIDIDQTSSRHGSNIKIFEQVGGFSGAMGMIGTLIGLVAMLLNMSDPSAIGPSMAVALLTTLYGAMIGNIIGGPVANILSIRNNDEMLEKEVILEGIMSIQAGDNPRTLESKLLSYLPPKDRKSQFE from the coding sequence ATGGATTTAGGAACCGTTGTCGGTTGGGTTTTGATAGTAGTTTTACTTTTTGGCTCCATGGCTATAGGTGTTGGTATAGGACCATATGTTGATGTGCCATCAGTTATGATTGTTTTTGGTGGAACCACTGGTTGTTTGCTTGTTGGTTTTAAAATGGAACAATTAAAAAAGATTTTTACATTTTATGGTGTTGCTGTCAAGCCAGGTCAAGTAAATTTAGCTGAAACTATAAAAAAAATAGTTGATTATTCTACAAAAGCTAGAAGAGATGGAATACTTGCTCTTGAAAATGATGTAAATAATGAAGTTAATGAATTTTTAAAAAAAGGTCTATCCATGGCTGTTGATGGTAATGAGCCAGATGCTGTAAGATCTTTGCTTGAAATAGACATAGATCAAACAAGTTCAAGGCATGGTTCAAATATTAAAATTTTTGAACAAGTTGGTGGTTTTTCTGGTGCTATGGGTATGATAGGAACACTTATAGGTTTGGTTGCTATGCTTTTAAATATGTCAGATCCTAGTGCTATTGGTCCTTCAATGGCGGTTGCGTTGCTTACTACACTTTATGGTGCTATGATTGGAAATATTATAGGTGGTCCGGTTGCAAATATATTATCTATTAGAAATAATGATGAAATGTTAGAAAAAGAAGTTATATTAGAAGGTATTATGTCAATTCAGGCTGGAGATAATCCAAGAACACTTGAAAGTAAGTTGTTGTCTTATTTACCTCCAAAAGATAGAAAATCACAATTTGAGTAA
- the glmU gene encoding bifunctional UDP-N-acetylglucosamine diphosphorylase/glucosamine-1-phosphate N-acetyltransferase GlmU produces MKETSIIILAAGLGTRMKSKTPKVMFEICGASMISHILNKAYKITDDVCVVLYHQKDMIQEHILKNYPDTKIHIQDFENFPGTAGALIGAISKTKKTIILCGDMPLITQNELENLAKSDLDLTISSFNTENPFGYGRIISENNQVLSIVEEKDASENEKKIKSVNAGCYAFKTDALEKILPLIKNNNAQNEYYLTDAVKIANELSLKCGIIEVKEQNFMGINDKFQLSIAEKIMQDEIKKDLMKSGVLMRMPNTTYIDCRAKFEGECVIEENVSIIGECLIKNSIVKSSSVIEYSEIQNSSIGPLARIRPKSKIKNTRIGNFVETKNANLDGVKAGHLSYLGDCEVQEGTNIGCGFITCNYDGKNKYQTKIGKNVFVGSDTQVIAPVTIQDDVMIAAGSTITKDIPSGALAVSRTKQINKDRFFYKFFKEEK; encoded by the coding sequence GTGAAAGAAACTTCTATAATTATACTAGCGGCTGGTCTTGGAACAAGAATGAAGTCAAAAACCCCAAAAGTTATGTTTGAAATTTGTGGAGCAAGCATGATATCTCACATACTAAATAAGGCTTACAAAATAACAGATGATGTATGCGTTGTGTTGTATCACCAAAAAGATATGATACAAGAACATATTCTAAAAAACTATCCAGATACAAAAATCCATATACAAGATTTTGAAAATTTTCCAGGAACCGCTGGTGCATTAATAGGAGCTATTTCAAAAACAAAAAAAACAATAATTTTATGTGGAGATATGCCACTAATAACACAAAATGAACTTGAAAATCTAGCAAAAAGCGATCTTGACCTAACAATAAGTAGCTTTAATACCGAAAATCCTTTCGGATATGGAAGAATTATAAGCGAAAATAATCAAGTTTTATCCATAGTAGAAGAAAAAGATGCAAGTGAAAATGAAAAAAAAATAAAAAGTGTAAATGCTGGATGTTATGCATTTAAAACAGATGCTTTAGAGAAAATTCTACCACTTATAAAAAACAATAATGCACAAAATGAATACTATCTAACCGATGCTGTAAAAATAGCAAACGAACTAAGCCTAAAATGTGGCATTATAGAAGTAAAAGAGCAAAACTTTATGGGTATAAATGACAAATTTCAACTTAGCATAGCAGAAAAAATAATGCAAGATGAAATAAAAAAAGATTTGATGAAAAGCGGTGTATTAATGCGTATGCCAAATACAACATATATAGATTGTAGAGCTAAATTTGAAGGCGAATGTGTCATAGAAGAAAATGTAAGCATAATAGGAGAATGCTTAATAAAAAATAGCATTGTAAAAAGTTCTAGTGTAATAGAATATAGCGAAATACAAAACTCAAGCATTGGTCCATTAGCCAGAATAAGACCAAAAAGCAAAATAAAAAACACACGCATTGGAAATTTTGTTGAAACAAAAAATGCAAATTTAGATGGTGTAAAAGCTGGACATTTAAGCTATCTTGGTGATTGTGAAGTGCAAGAAGGAACAAATATCGGTTGTGGTTTTATAACCTGCAATTATGATGGCAAAAACAAATATCAAACAAAAATAGGCAAAAATGTATTTGTAGGTTCAGATACTCAAGTAATAGCCCCTGTAACAATACAAGATGATGTTATGATAGCCGCAGGAAGCACGATAACAAAAGATATTCCAAGTGGCGCATTAGCCGTTTCTAGAACAAAACAGATAAATAAAGATAGGTTTTTTTATAAATTTTTTAAAGAAGAAAAGTGA
- a CDS encoding prepilin peptidase, with the protein MDSFDITLSIFLFIFGICFGSFSNVLIYRLPKSQSVSFPSSHCTVCNTPLKWYHNIPIFSWFFLNGKCSFCKTKISIVYPVAELAGGFFMLIGFYKEFGIYVFDAKELILAFIVGLSFINLLALSVIDIRYKAVPEQLLYTGLVLAFAYAVLKNITQNDNFYDNLLCSFVFAFAFWLLRFLVSFFLKKEAMGSADIFIATVIGAMLGYKLGLAAVYLSAILTLPVYMIVKKKNYELAFVPFLSLALLLVYCFDDFFLAIIKMIYV; encoded by the coding sequence ATGGATAGCTTTGATATAACTTTATCTATTTTTTTATTTATTTTTGGAATTTGCTTTGGTTCTTTTTCAAATGTTTTGATATATCGTTTGCCAAAATCTCAAAGTGTAAGTTTTCCAAGCTCACATTGCACAGTATGCAATACACCATTAAAATGGTATCACAACATACCTATTTTTTCTTGGTTTTTTCTAAACGGAAAATGTAGCTTTTGTAAAACAAAAATAAGCATAGTTTATCCTGTAGCAGAACTAGCCGGTGGTTTTTTTATGCTTATTGGATTTTACAAAGAATTTGGCATATATGTTTTTGATGCAAAAGAGCTTATTTTGGCATTTATCGTTGGATTGTCTTTTATAAATTTACTTGCACTATCTGTTATTGATATAAGATACAAAGCTGTTCCTGAACAACTTTTATACACAGGATTAGTACTTGCATTTGCATACGCGGTACTAAAAAACATAACTCAAAATGATAATTTTTACGATAATTTATTATGTTCTTTTGTGTTTGCATTTGCATTTTGGTTGCTTAGATTTTTAGTTAGTTTTTTTCTTAAAAAAGAAGCTATGGGAAGTGCTGATATTTTTATAGCTACTGTTATAGGTGCAATGCTTGGATATAAGCTTGGACTAGCGGCTGTTTATTTATCTGCTATCTTAACATTACCAGTTTATATGATAGTAAAGAAAAAAAATTACGAATTAGCATTTGTTCCGTTTTTAAGTTTAGCATTATTGCTAGTTTATTGTTTTGATGATTTTTTCTTAGCTATAATAAAGATGATTTATGTCTAA
- a CDS encoding TolC family protein: MIRFLFLCLFCLVLNATSLKEVILNTQNSELANIKKYDVAKSELNKQNVLLGYLPSVSVGGGYKTNSDEKLILRPKEINSIYAKLDFMIYDGGAREARIRALANLNQSEIYKNDEYKNYLSLNVVRLYYNALSLVGIIKAKEGEKNYLSATLERLKSFKDAGLGSSSEYESILAKYYLSLSEELELKQKLNKIKNSINLLSNINVANFDFISLKEPDYNISSEKAELKAISKELFAIDNSIKESYSEYLPHIFLQNTFMYTKSRLGSSLNGNIAIFKSYADDLLKEDWEKNNEFMIGFKWKIFDFGSNLKKIETQRVKKAQAMLNLNYKKRENELSLKNIKEEIENLKDKILANELYLKSSQTSLKAIDNKYKSGLVGYNDFLLSLANEFGAKSSLITAKNELEIKKAEYYFESGVDILERIGF, from the coding sequence ATGATTAGATTTTTATTTTTATGTTTATTTTGCTTGGTTTTGAATGCTACAAGCTTAAAAGAGGTGATTTTAAACACTCAAAACTCAGAATTAGCAAATATAAAAAAATATGATGTTGCAAAATCTGAGCTTAATAAACAAAATGTTTTGCTTGGTTATCTTCCAAGTGTTTCAGTAGGTGGAGGATATAAAACAAACTCAGATGAAAAGTTGATTTTAAGACCAAAAGAGATAAATAGTATTTATGCTAAACTTGATTTTATGATATATGATGGTGGTGCAAGAGAGGCAAGAATAAGAGCTTTGGCTAATTTAAATCAAAGTGAAATTTATAAAAACGATGAATATAAAAATTATCTATCTTTAAATGTTGTTAGACTTTATTATAATGCCTTGTCTTTGGTTGGTATAATCAAAGCAAAAGAAGGTGAAAAAAATTATTTAAGTGCTACTTTGGAGCGTTTAAAATCATTTAAAGATGCTGGACTTGGTTCAAGTAGCGAGTATGAAAGTATTTTAGCTAAGTATTACTTGAGTTTAAGCGAGGAGCTTGAACTAAAACAAAAACTAAACAAAATAAAAAATTCAATCAATCTTTTATCAAATATTAATGTTGCTAATTTTGATTTTATATCTTTAAAAGAGCCTGATTATAATATTTCAAGTGAGAAGGCTGAATTAAAAGCTATAAGTAAAGAACTTTTTGCTATTGATAATAGTATAAAAGAGTCTTATTCTGAGTATTTACCACATATATTTTTACAAAATACTTTTATGTATACAAAGAGTAGGTTAGGTAGCTCTCTTAATGGTAATATAGCTATTTTTAAATCTTATGCTGATGATTTGTTAAAAGAAGATTGGGAAAAAAATAACGAGTTTATGATTGGATTTAAGTGGAAAATTTTTGATTTTGGATCTAATCTTAAAAAAATAGAGACCCAAAGAGTAAAAAAAGCACAAGCAATGCTTAATCTAAATTATAAAAAAAGAGAAAACGAATTAAGTTTGAAAAATATCAAAGAAGAGATAGAAAATTTGAAAGATAAAATACTAGCAAATGAGCTTTATCTAAAATCATCTCAAACAAGTTTAAAAGCGATAGATAATAAGTATAAATCAGGACTTGTTGGGTATAATGACTTTTTGTTATCACTTGCTAATGAATTTGGGGCTAAAAGTAGTTTGATAACAGCTAAAAATGAGCTTGAGATAAAAAAGGCTGAATATTATTTTGAAAGTGGAGTTGATATTTTAGAGAGGATAGGATTTTGA
- a CDS encoding flagellar motor protein MotB, with amino-acid sequence MAKKIDPSECPKCMPEWLAAFGDLMSLLLCFFVLLLSMSTMDAKKLEMAVGSLAGAMSVLEGGARPETQKEQEIELQSKIKKEKIQSQSENSFSQAVKAINELLNATGSPEVVMKDSEDGFIIRLPASLLFEHGKAEIQSDDAKLFIKRISMIATKLPPYIDINVVGHTDDLEPDLNSIYKNNWQLSTARAMSVVDELLKDGVDAKKLIASGRASYEPIALNSTQEGRVQNNRVEIKFVSLDKKKKEAARKSILD; translated from the coding sequence ATGGCAAAAAAAATAGATCCAAGCGAATGCCCAAAATGTATGCCTGAATGGCTTGCTGCATTTGGTGATTTGATGTCACTTTTGCTATGCTTTTTTGTATTGTTATTATCAATGAGTACTATGGATGCAAAAAAGCTTGAAATGGCTGTTGGTTCTTTAGCAGGAGCTATGAGTGTCTTAGAAGGCGGTGCAAGGCCGGAAACTCAAAAAGAACAAGAGATAGAGCTTCAATCTAAAATCAAAAAAGAAAAGATTCAATCACAATCAGAAAATAGCTTTTCTCAAGCTGTAAAGGCTATAAATGAGCTTTTGAATGCTACTGGTTCTCCCGAGGTTGTTATGAAAGATAGCGAGGATGGTTTTATTATTCGCTTACCTGCTAGTTTGTTGTTTGAGCATGGTAAGGCTGAAATACAAAGTGATGATGCAAAATTGTTTATAAAACGCATTTCTATGATAGCAACAAAGTTACCACCATATATTGATATAAATGTTGTTGGTCATACTGATGATTTAGAGCCGGATCTTAATTCTATTTATAAAAACAATTGGCAGTTGTCAACAGCTCGTGCAATGAGTGTTGTTGATGAATTATTAAAAGATGGAGTTGATGCAAAAAAGCTAATAGCATCAGGAAGAGCTTCTTATGAACCCATAGCTCTAAACTCAACACAAGAAGGCAGAGTTCAAAATAATAGAGTAGAGATAAAGTTTGTATCTTTGGATAAAAAGAAAAAAGAAGCTGCTCGTAAAAGTATATTGGATTAA
- a CDS encoding LptF/LptG family permease: MSNINRYLLNNFISTFASLFSTLFLIMSIVFFIQIARITSYIEITFFELAKLYLFLLPRILLFVVPISFFVAIAMTLFRLSKENESIVIFTLGYSPAKISKFFVWLSSIFTIFLLVIAIFLIPKSAELNSNFIDYKKTVAKLNLKGGKFGQKFSDWMVYINDETRDKNGTIYKDIIMYNPQKDANRLIIAKTATISNINSMIQLILEDGKIYDIKDNIYHQSSFSSMKIRTNQDNKISKVGNFMHYWLQAKTDKKRNKDLNTYILISLFPLASVLFAISFGIVTYRYDKGSVYTGTFGVLFAYFAIIMLLSSYSQIIIPIVFFPFMMCGFAFYKYKIALKY; this comes from the coding sequence ATGTCTAATATAAATAGATATCTTTTAAATAATTTTATAAGCACATTTGCATCTTTATTTAGCACACTATTTTTAATAATGTCAATTGTATTTTTTATACAAATAGCAAGAATCACATCATATATAGAAATAACATTTTTCGAACTCGCAAAATTATACCTATTTTTGCTTCCTAGAATATTGTTATTTGTAGTTCCCATATCTTTTTTTGTAGCTATAGCTATGACACTTTTTAGACTATCAAAGGAAAATGAGAGTATAGTTATATTTACACTTGGTTATTCTCCGGCAAAGATAAGTAAATTTTTTGTATGGTTATCTAGTATTTTTACAATTTTTTTATTAGTTATTGCAATCTTTTTAATACCAAAATCAGCTGAGTTAAACTCTAACTTTATAGACTATAAGAAAACAGTAGCTAAGTTAAATCTAAAAGGTGGAAAATTTGGACAAAAATTTTCAGATTGGATGGTATACATAAATGATGAAACGAGAGACAAAAATGGGACAATCTATAAAGATATAATAATGTATAATCCACAAAAAGATGCGAATAGACTTATAATAGCAAAAACAGCTACAATATCAAATATAAACTCAATGATTCAACTTATTTTAGAAGATGGTAAAATTTATGACATAAAAGATAACATTTATCATCAAAGTAGTTTTAGTTCAATGAAAATAAGAACAAATCAAGACAACAAAATAAGCAAAGTTGGAAATTTTATGCATTACTGGTTACAAGCAAAAACAGATAAAAAAAGAAATAAAGATTTAAACACATATATCTTAATATCACTTTTCCCACTAGCCTCTGTTTTATTTGCTATAAGTTTTGGAATAGTAACTTACAGATATGATAAAGGTAGTGTTTATACTGGAACTTTTGGTGTTTTATTTGCATACTTTGCGATAATTATGCTTTTAAGCTCTTATTCACAAATAATAATACCTATAGTATTTTTTCCATTTATGATGTGCGGTTTTGCATTTTATAAATACAAAATAGCATTGAAATATTGA
- a CDS encoding efflux RND transporter periplasmic adaptor subunit gives MKFIFILLIFLNFSFADEKIYANFDVLAVKDSKLVFEANGIVKKINVDVSSVVKKGDKLVLLDDLDEKIALKIAQNELENAKLVKDFKLQTLNKFKQVEDDISKYDFEKVKFDYENALIVVKKAQIAVENINNRLSKKTLIAPFSGVIVAKNAEIGSGVIALNSSVLELVSYPEVKIVMYIDGSYIDKIKVGDEFYFDKKDGNKQVVKISNIYPIIDIKTRKFKAEAYADGLTIGSYGEGFIKIK, from the coding sequence TTGAAATTTATTTTTATATTACTTATTTTTTTAAATTTTTCTTTTGCTGATGAGAAAATATATGCAAATTTTGATGTTTTGGCCGTTAAGGATTCAAAACTTGTATTTGAAGCAAATGGAATTGTAAAAAAAATAAATGTAGATGTTTCTAGTGTTGTAAAAAAAGGTGATAAGCTTGTTTTGCTTGATGATTTAGATGAAAAAATAGCTTTAAAGATAGCACAAAATGAGCTTGAAAACGCAAAATTGGTTAAAGATTTTAAATTGCAAACTTTAAATAAATTTAAACAAGTTGAAGACGATATATCAAAATATGATTTTGAAAAGGTAAAATTTGATTATGAAAATGCTTTAATTGTTGTAAAAAAAGCTCAAATAGCGGTTGAAAATATAAACAATAGACTTTCTAAAAAGACTCTTATTGCTCCTTTTAGTGGAGTTATAGTTGCTAAAAATGCTGAAATTGGAAGTGGTGTTATAGCACTTAATTCTAGTGTGCTAGAACTCGTATCTTATCCTGAAGTTAAGATTGTAATGTATATAGATGGAAGTTATATTGACAAGATAAAAGTTGGAGATGAGTTTTATTTTGATAAAAAAGATGGGAATAAACAAGTGGTAAAAATATCAAATATTTATCCGATAATAGATATCAAAACTAGAAAATTTAAAGCTGAAGCCTATGCTGATGGTTTAACAATCGGAAGTTATGGTGAAGGTTTTATAAAAATAAAGTGA
- the fliP gene encoding flagellar type III secretion system pore protein FliP (The bacterial flagellar biogenesis protein FliP forms a type III secretion system (T3SS)-type pore required for flagellar assembly.), which produces MRILFLLSVFGLFGFSADVEIPTINLSLTAPNNPTQLVTSLNVLIALTVLTLAPGLIFMMTSFLRLVIVFSFLRQAMGTQQMPPSTLLISIAMVLTFFIMEPVAKQSYENGIKPYLAEQIGYEESFDKSIKPFKEFMVRNTREKDLALFFRIRNLQNPANIDEIPLTIAMSAFAISELKTAFEIAFLLYLPFLVIDMVVSSVLMSMGMMMLPPVMISLPFKLLIFVLVDGWNLLVGNLVESFH; this is translated from the coding sequence ATGAGAATACTATTTTTATTATCTGTTTTTGGTCTATTTGGATTTTCAGCTGATGTTGAAATTCCAACGATAAATTTAAGCCTAACAGCTCCAAACAACCCAACACAATTAGTAACTTCTCTAAACGTTTTAATAGCCTTAACGGTTTTAACATTAGCACCAGGTCTTATATTTATGATGACAAGTTTTTTAAGACTTGTCATAGTGTTTTCGTTTTTGCGTCAAGCTATGGGTACTCAGCAAATGCCACCTTCTACACTTTTGATATCCATAGCTATGGTTCTTACATTTTTTATAATGGAGCCAGTTGCAAAGCAAAGCTATGAGAATGGAATAAAGCCTTATTTGGCAGAACAGATTGGTTATGAAGAGTCTTTTGATAAAAGTATAAAGCCTTTTAAGGAATTTATGGTTAGAAATACAAGAGAAAAAGATTTGGCACTTTTTTTTAGGATAAGAAATTTACAAAACCCAGCAAATATAGATGAAATTCCACTTACTATAGCTATGTCGGCTTTTGCGATAAGTGAGCTAAAAACAGCTTTCGAGATAGCTTTTTTGCTTTATCTTCCATTTTTAGTTATAGATATGGTTGTAAGCTCTGTTCTTATGTCTATGGGTATGATGATGTTGCCACCCGTTATGATATCACTACCTTTTAAACTACTTATTTTTGTTTTGGTTGACGGGTGGAATTTACTAGTTGGAAATTTAGTTGAAAGTTTTCATTGA